The window TTGGGCTTTCTTATACTAAAATAGGCCCAACAGTAGCATATTTCATTACTTAAACTTCTCTACGTACACCCTTCCTCCCACACTCAGAACCTTCCAGAGTCCATCCTTCTTCAGTCCAGCGCGGCAGCGCCTGTGTTTTTTACAGgtgacaaactttttttttcttaatctttgtctttcttctttcttttttaatctttttagctgttttttttttgtttccaacATATTTTGTCTTGAACAATTTAACTTTTGAgtaaatatttatgttaatgtttatccagcttatttttatttgcatatatcttaattttttatacatatttaattattatatatattctatttcaaCTGCTATGCGGCTTCTGCTATTTGCTCGCGACGCTATCCGTTATATGGTATTGGGGATTTTTAGCTTTCCGTGATCCACTATTGACAACACTGGTGTAGACTTAGGTATTCACTTGATATGCTGTTTATTCTTTATTCTAGTCAAGGGTTTATTTTGTATTCCCATGAATATTGAATAACAATGATTTATTTGAATTGAATGTACTTTATTcgaaaaaaatacttgtacacTGTCTTTCCTCAGTTTAGATAGTTTGAGAAAAACttgcttttatttattcatatttggATTATATTTACTGTCAAATCTTGCTCTTTGGTTGTTTCatatgatattttgattttaaacgaGCTCCATTTCAGGCTATAGCAAGGACATTCCATGAATACCCTTTTCTTCCAAACCAGTCTGGCATTAGATCCGATGTTTATGGACAACTGAACCTACCTCATTTACATGATCCAATGGATGGTCCTACCAGAACTCCTTTTCCCCTTGGAAATGAACAGCAACCCAGAGTTCATGCTCCCCAAAGTCATTCTTCTCATGTTCGCCTTTTGTCTCAACAGCAGGACAAGCTAGTGATTACCTATCCATCTCCTCCTCGAGACAATGATGTTGCACCCAAAAGGGAACCTCACACAAACATAACCAGCACTGGAATGAACTCCCATCTTACTGATCACCCAATTGTTGGACAAGACAATCCTTATGCTTTAGCTGGTGGGCAAGTTTCCCATAACGATGCAGTATTGAGGATGGAGAGGAAACGAAaggtattaatttaatttttaatttttgctaagtattattttgtcattttcCTTAGCTatgttaatacattttttttgcggagcttgatatatatttttaacattatttatgtAGAGTGATGAAACCAAAGTTGCAAAGGAAGTTGAAGCCTATGAAATGAGGATGCGAAAAGAGCTTGAGAAACAAGATAACCTCAGACGAAAGGTTTTATTAAAATGAACTTTGCCTACTACTGTGGCACCATACACTGTATAGAGCTTAAACAACATCCCTTTCTCTGTAGCTAACCCCTCTATTTTCCCTCTCCCTTTTAGAGTGAAGAGCGAATGaggaaagaaatggaaagacAAGATCGTgaaagaaggaaggaagaagagaGGTTGATGCGTGAGAAACAACGAGAAGAGGAAAGATCAAGGCGTGAGCAAAGACGGGAAATGGAACGAAGGGAAAAGTTTTTGTTGAAAGAACATTTAAGAGTAAGATTTTTAAAGCCTATGTTTTATAGCCTTCCTTTGGCAAATATATTCAAACATCTGTGGATTTTTTATGTACCTTACTCTCCTTTTTGTTGTGGCCTTTCTTAAAAAAGGCTGAGAAAAGGAGGCAAAAAGAAGAGATCCGCAAAGAGAAGGAGGAAGAGAGGAGGAAAGCTGCCCTTGAGAAGGCAAATGCTCGGAGAATAGCTAAAGAATCTATGGAGCTTATCGAGGATGAACAACTGGAATTGATGGAGTTGGCTGCTGCAAGCAAGGGGCTTTCATCTATTATTCATATTGATCTTGATACTTTGCAAAACCTTGAATCATTTAGGGGTAAGGAGTTTATCATTATGTTGCTTTTTGTAATGTAACATAATTGGGTTTTACTCCTGATACATGTTGTACTGTAGATTCGTTGTGTATATTTCCACCCAAGAGTGTAAAGCTGAGAAAACCATTTGCTATCCAGCCCTGGATTGACTCAGAACAGAATATCGGCAACCTTCTCATGGTATGTTCTTATTGCCCTCATCGTTATATGGTAGTGTAGGTTAATGTTGCTTTGAACCAATTATCTCTTGTTCTGGTACTCCATACTGTCAAAAGGGGGAAGGGAGACTTTACCCTTTCACAGTTTCTGATATTGATCTATATGTCAGTTGACTCAGTTCATGAtttgaaatgttattttaatgttGCTCTTGTCTACCACATATTATAGTGAAGGTTGTTTCTGTTAAGCTTGCTTGTATGTTAGACTGAGGTCATTCTTgttgttctttatttgttttttaagctTAAATTGAGGATTCTGAATTTAAAGTTCAAAAGCTGTGGTCTATTGTTCTATTTCAGGTTTGGAGATTCTTGATTACTTTTGCTGATGTACTTGATTTATGGCCTTTTACTCTTGACGAGTTTGTACAGGCATTTCACGACTATGTGAGTAAATCTGGCCTCTGCTTTTGATTTTGTGCTGCAGCTGAACTGGATTTCTGTGCACCCTTTGCTCATTATGCATGTTCAATTCAAACCATTTGATTGCAGGATTCTAGATTGTTGGGTGAGATTCATGTTGTTCTTCTCAAAGTGATAATAAAAGACATTGAAGATGTTGCAAGGACGCCTTCTACAGGATTAGGGATGAACCAGAATGGTGCTGCTAATCCTGGAGGTGGCCATCCAGAGATTGTGGAAGGAGTAAGTTGAAATATATCTTAGATTTTATCTTTCCTTTTGAGACATACTAGTTTGGTCTGAGACTGTTGACTCTGAAAATGTTCACTTTATTATGTTTTAGGCATATGCATGGGGCTTTGACATACGAAATTGGCAGAAGAACTTAAATCAATTGACATGGCCAGAAGTTTTCCGACAGTTAGCATTGTCTGCGGGATTAGGACCACAGctgaagaaaagaaatattacATGGTCATATGCAATTGATAAAGACGaggttcatttttctttattttgtatattaatGTTCAGTTCAAACTGAAAGCTGCCATATTTTAGTGCCTATCGGCTGAAACATATTTGTGTTATCATCTCAGTTCACTGGATCTGTATGAGCTTTTTGTTATATTGAATACTTCCATTGAGCAATGAGCATTTATGATTTTGCAcacattttaaattaacaatgaattttttttgtcttacttTTCTTTCATTGATTAAGTGGTTCAAAATGTTTATGTAATTGCAGGGAAAAAGTTGCAAAGATATAATTTCTACACTTCGTAATGGTTCAGCAGCTGAAAGTGCTGTGGCCAAAATGCAAGAGAGAGGTCTGTTAGCTCCTCGAAGATCAAGGCACCGGCTAACTCCTGGAACAGTTAAATTTGCAGCTTTTCATGTTCTCTCGCTGGAGGGTAGTAAGGGTTTGACAGTACTAGAGCTTGCAGAAAAAATTCAGGTGAATTGTTTATCTTTGTATCAAGTGCTCTTTTAGAAACTGTCAGCTTTGTTCTTATGTCTCTTTTCCTGTCAGAAATCTGGTCTTCGGGACCTGACGACCAGCAAAACACCTGAAGCATCAATTTCTGTTGCTTTGACAAGAGACACTAAATTGTTTGAAAGAATTGCTCCATCAACATATTGTGTACGAGATGCATTCAGAAAGAATCCTGCTGATGCTGACTCCATTCTTTCagaagcaagaaagaaaattcagaTATTTGAAAATGGGTTTCTAGCTGGTGAAGATGCTGATGATGTTGAAAGAGAAGAGGAGTCAGAAAGTGATGAAGTTGATGAGGATCCTGAAGATGATGATTTAGTAAATCCTTCAAGTGCAAACCAAAATTCTGAACAGTATGAGGACACAAACATTTGCTCatcaaatggaaaagaaaatttgGGTCACAATGTAGATCTTATTCAAAAAGAGTTTGATACAGATCTACCTTGTTTTCCTAAGAATGGTTCGAAGGATGCTGATTGTCCAATTTCTGTCACCAGACAGCCTGTTGCTTGTGAAGATTTAAATGCTAGCAATCTTGATCAAGATAATATGGAAATTGATGAAAGCAAATCTGGAGAGTCCTGGATTCTAGGGCTTACCGAAGGAGAATATTCTGATCTTAGTGTAGAGGAGCGTCTAAACGCTCTTGTTGCATTGGTTGGTGTGGCAAATGAAGGAAATTCGATCCGTGTTGTTCTTGAGGTGCAATTCTTTCCTGTCTAATGTGTttcttaagtttatttttatttagattttaagTTGACATAGCGAGTATTGTAGGATCGACTGGAATCAGCAAATGCTCTGAAGAAACAAATGTGGGCTGAAGCACAGATAGATAAAGTTCGTCTGAAAGATGATAATATTAGTAAATTAGATTTTCCATCACTTACTGGGAATAAAGTTGAAACACCATACACTTATCCAGCTATGGAGGGCAACCTAAGCCCAATGCTTGACATTAATattaacaatattaataatgaaGCATCACCCAGCACTGCAGAAAACCAAAAAGGAGATCCTGTAGCACAGAGCATGCCTATGGAGAAGTGCTCATCAATTCAAGATTTTGGCTCAGGTACTGGTGCAGATATCTCTCAGACTCAGGTATCTGCACAATATTCGAAAAGATCACGTTCACAGTTGAAATCTTATATTGCCCACATAGCAGAGGAGATGTATGTCTACAGGTCTTTACCCCTTGGACAAGATCGCAGACGTAACCGATATTGGCAGTTTGTTGCTTCTGCTTCTAGCAATGATCCTGGTTCAGGCAGGATCTTTGTTGAATATCATGATGGCAAGTGGAGGCTTATTGATTCTGAAGAGGTAAATTGTTTATTCAGTTTTTTCC of the Glycine max cultivar Williams 82 chromosome 13, Glycine_max_v4.0, whole genome shotgun sequence genome contains:
- the LOC100777465 gene encoding homeobox-DDT domain protein RLT1 isoform X2 translates to MDGPTRTPFPLGNEQQPRVHAPQSHSSHVRLLSQQQDKLVITYPSPPRDNDVAPKREPHTNITSTGMNSHLTDHPIVGQDNPYALAGGQVSHNDAVLRMERKRKSDETKVAKEVEAYEMRMRKELEKQDNLRRKSEERMRKEMERQDRERRKEEERLMREKQREEERSRREQRREMERREKFLLKEHLRAEKRRQKEEIRKEKEEERRKAALEKANARRIAKESMELIEDEQLELMELAAASKGLSSIIHIDLDTLQNLESFRDSLCIFPPKSVKLRKPFAIQPWIDSEQNIGNLLMVWRFLITFADVLDLWPFTLDEFVQAFHDYDSRLLGEIHVVLLKVIIKDIEDVARTPSTGLGMNQNGAANPGGGHPEIVEGAYAWGFDIRNWQKNLNQLTWPEVFRQLALSAGLGPQLKKRNITWSYAIDKDEGKSCKDIISTLRNGSAAESAVAKMQERGLLAPRRSRHRLTPGTVKFAAFHVLSLEGSKGLTVLELAEKIQKSGLRDLTTSKTPEASISVALTRDTKLFERIAPSTYCVRDAFRKNPADADSILSEARKKIQIFENGFLAGEDADDVEREEESESDEVDEDPEDDDLVNPSSANQNSEQYEDTNICSSNGKENLGHNVDLIQKEFDTDLPCFPKNGSKDADCPISVTRQPVACEDLNASNLDQDNMEIDESKSGESWILGLTEGEYSDLSVEERLNALVALVGVANEGNSIRVVLEDRLESANALKKQMWAEAQIDKVRLKDDNISKLDFPSLTGNKVETPYTYPAMEGNLSPMLDININNINNEASPSTAENQKGDPVAQSMPMEKCSSIQDFGSGTGADISQTQVSAQYSKRSRSQLKSYIAHIAEEMYVYRSLPLGQDRRRNRYWQFVASASSNDPGSGRIFVEYHDGKWRLIDSEEAFDALLTSLDSRGIRESHLRLMLLKIENSFKENVRKRNACCAKNGSRGEFSIKIEANEACSIPEHNAGSGSPSSTLHDLNADPSETSSSFKIELGKTESEKKAALRRYQDFQKWLWKECYNSSVLCAMKYGIERCKPQMDICDICLNLYFVEDSHCNSCHQTFPSNNGFNFSKHAFQCRDKLSKDNCILEYSLPLRTRLLKVLLACMEVSVLSEAFETNWINDVRKHWGIKLSKSSSVEELLQILTLFERSLRRDFLSLNFSTTDELLGSSSMSERSVQASTDPESVAVLPWVPLTTAALSLRLFEIDSSISYVKLERLEPCEEKEAREYIKLPSRYTHMKSNREVEPAEFVHDEFTKDKSVPKKIVRNGNKRGRGTNEQGRGKKLAKRVCNSKRDGGRKNAKVTDNLSHRLKQQARGTQGQGAGRGRRTIRKRRMGKRAVEDLLLGHTTASHSYKIDREPVRNLDEEWDGEKASPMTPVHIGVAADNSNSAEEVESDDDNAQAVEYDQGNWEVGFNGVPPNRWSRGLVGMSDEDVDAFEELNDNGIEENEEEDSEADVMSEGSDGIPNTVVNVGGSDSALSEDSSD
- the LOC100777465 gene encoding homeobox-DDT domain protein RLT1 isoform X1, translating into MEAEAENNDVKKEENSNDNNNNNNNNESNSKIGNSSEGLSKPKRQMKTPFQLETLEKAYAVENYPSETMRVELSEKLGLSDRQLQMWFCHRRLKDKKELPSKKPRKAAALPDSPVEEPKLGPEVGVEYGSGSGSGSSPFARSELRNVVPRGYYESPQTIMELRAIACVEAQLGEPLREDGPILGVEFDPLPPDAFGAPLAVTEQQKRPSLAYDSKIYERHDARANKAIARTFHEYPFLPNQSGIRSDVYGQLNLPHLHDPMDGPTRTPFPLGNEQQPRVHAPQSHSSHVRLLSQQQDKLVITYPSPPRDNDVAPKREPHTNITSTGMNSHLTDHPIVGQDNPYALAGGQVSHNDAVLRMERKRKSDETKVAKEVEAYEMRMRKELEKQDNLRRKSEERMRKEMERQDRERRKEEERLMREKQREEERSRREQRREMERREKFLLKEHLRAEKRRQKEEIRKEKEEERRKAALEKANARRIAKESMELIEDEQLELMELAAASKGLSSIIHIDLDTLQNLESFRDSLCIFPPKSVKLRKPFAIQPWIDSEQNIGNLLMVWRFLITFADVLDLWPFTLDEFVQAFHDYDSRLLGEIHVVLLKVIIKDIEDVARTPSTGLGMNQNGAANPGGGHPEIVEGAYAWGFDIRNWQKNLNQLTWPEVFRQLALSAGLGPQLKKRNITWSYAIDKDEGKSCKDIISTLRNGSAAESAVAKMQERGLLAPRRSRHRLTPGTVKFAAFHVLSLEGSKGLTVLELAEKIQKSGLRDLTTSKTPEASISVALTRDTKLFERIAPSTYCVRDAFRKNPADADSILSEARKKIQIFENGFLAGEDADDVEREEESESDEVDEDPEDDDLVNPSSANQNSEQYEDTNICSSNGKENLGHNVDLIQKEFDTDLPCFPKNGSKDADCPISVTRQPVACEDLNASNLDQDNMEIDESKSGESWILGLTEGEYSDLSVEERLNALVALVGVANEGNSIRVVLEDRLESANALKKQMWAEAQIDKVRLKDDNISKLDFPSLTGNKVETPYTYPAMEGNLSPMLDININNINNEASPSTAENQKGDPVAQSMPMEKCSSIQDFGSGTGADISQTQVSAQYSKRSRSQLKSYIAHIAEEMYVYRSLPLGQDRRRNRYWQFVASASSNDPGSGRIFVEYHDGKWRLIDSEEAFDALLTSLDSRGIRESHLRLMLLKIENSFKENVRKRNACCAKNGSRGEFSIKIEANEACSIPEHNAGSGSPSSTLHDLNADPSETSSSFKIELGKTESEKKAALRRYQDFQKWLWKECYNSSVLCAMKYGIERCKPQMDICDICLNLYFVEDSHCNSCHQTFPSNNGFNFSKHAFQCRDKLSKDNCILEYSLPLRTRLLKVLLACMEVSVLSEAFETNWINDVRKHWGIKLSKSSSVEELLQILTLFERSLRRDFLSLNFSTTDELLGSSSMSERSVQASTDPESVAVLPWVPLTTAALSLRLFEIDSSISYVKLERLEPCEEKEAREYIKLPSRYTHMKSNREVEPAEFVHDEFTKDKSVPKKIVRNGNKRGRGTNEQGRGKKLAKRVCNSKRDGGRKNAKVTDNLSHRLKQQARGTQGQGAGRGRRTIRKRRMGKRAVEDLLLGHTTASHSYKIDREPVRNLDEEWDGEKASPMTPVHIGVAADNSNSAEEVESDDDNAQAVEYDQGNWEVGFNGVPPNRWSRGLVGMSDEDVDAFEELNDNGIEENEEEDSEADVMSEGSDGIPNTVVNVGGSDSALSEDSSD